Proteins found in one Streptococcus anginosus subsp. whileyi MAS624 genomic segment:
- a CDS encoding IS1595 family transposase, with protein MKFEFKSLFDLQSAFPDEQSCIDHLENMIWGDVIISPFDATSKVYKCKGNKYRCKNTGKYFNVKTGTLFDNTKIELRKWFMAIWLVTSHKKGISSVQLSKDIGVTQKTAWFMLERIRKCFSSESNNSLDDAVEVDETYIGGKNKNRHNSKKVKNAQGRSLKDKSAVVGMVQRQGKVNAHHVPDTKTKTLTEQIVKYVKETAQLYSDEWLGYNKVAKMYNHDFVNHRTSEYVQGDVYTNTIEGFWAGLKHGVLGIYHSWSKKYLQDYVDEFVFRYNTRDYSDSERFNLLISNACVRTKYRELIYGY; from the coding sequence ATGAAGTTTGAGTTTAAGTCATTATTTGATTTACAATCTGCTTTTCCAGACGAACAGTCATGTATTGACCATTTAGAAAATATGATTTGGGGCGATGTGATTATCAGCCCTTTTGATGCTACTTCAAAGGTCTACAAATGCAAAGGTAACAAATACCGCTGTAAAAATACTGGAAAATACTTCAATGTCAAGACTGGTACTCTTTTTGACAATACTAAAATTGAACTTCGTAAATGGTTTATGGCAATTTGGCTTGTGACTTCTCACAAAAAAGGAATCTCATCTGTGCAATTATCAAAAGATATTGGTGTTACGCAAAAAACAGCTTGGTTCATGCTGGAACGTATCCGTAAGTGTTTTAGTTCTGAAAGCAACAATAGTCTTGATGATGCTGTGGAAGTTGATGAAACCTACATAGGTGGTAAAAATAAGAATCGTCATAACTCCAAAAAAGTCAAAAATGCTCAAGGGCGTTCATTGAAAGACAAATCTGCTGTAGTAGGCATGGTACAACGTCAAGGTAAAGTTAATGCTCATCATGTACCAGATACAAAGACGAAAACATTGACTGAACAGATTGTCAAATACGTAAAGGAAACAGCTCAACTTTACTCAGATGAATGGCTGGGTTATAATAAAGTGGCTAAGATGTATAATCATGACTTTGTTAATCATAGAACTAGCGAGTATGTGCAGGGTGATGTTTATACCAACACGATTGAAGGCTTTTGGGCTGGATTGAAACATGGAGTATTAGGAATTTACCATTCGTGGTCTAAGAAATATCTTCAAGACTATGTAGATGAATTTGTTTTTCGTTATAATACTCGTGACTATTCGGATAGTGAGCGTTTTAATCTCCTGATTTCAAATGCCTGTGTCCGAACTAAATACAGGGAGCTGATTTATGGCTACTAA
- a CDS encoding ATP-binding cassette domain-containing protein, with product MLQIRHLTITHLKDLKDLVSDLSLTVNTSDKIAIIGEEGNGKSTLLKLLMNDALVSDYVSYRGEIQKNYHRYAYLPQTLPENERRLSLNDYFFGDLDVDLDYSKLYRFAQELHFDSERFTSQQTLATLSGGETLKVQLLKILSTNWDILFLDEPSNDLDTDTLIWLENFLQNTPQTVMFVSHDESLLGHTATKIVHLELVKKKQEARTTVQNLDYENYSQQRQAAFEKQTKDAKKEREEYQKAMAKHQRVKQSVEHVLRHTHDSTAGRLLAKKMKNILSQEKRFNREATKMTELPTQADAINLQFSTITPLPSTKRVVTLKQMYLKVGERTLAKNINFELLGQEKIGIIGENGAGKSTFIKELRNLLQKKKGITLGYMPQIYPDSLNEVDSPIDFLTSTGEAIEREKILTHLASLQFTRNEVHHPISQLSGGQKAKLLLLKMVLDQANVLLLDEPTCNFSPTSQPQVRKLFTDYSGAIITVSHDRTFLKEVCQKIYRLNETGIELVRKEQL from the coding sequence ATGTTACAAATTCGACATTTAACTATTACCCATTTAAAAGACTTGAAAGACTTGGTCAGCGATTTATCACTCACAGTCAATACAAGTGATAAAATTGCCATTATCGGAGAAGAAGGAAATGGGAAATCTACTCTTCTCAAATTACTCATGAATGACGCACTTGTTTCAGACTATGTTAGTTATAGGGGAGAAATTCAGAAAAACTATCATCGTTACGCTTATTTGCCGCAAACTTTACCTGAAAATGAAAGAAGGCTCTCCCTCAACGACTATTTCTTTGGTGATTTGGACGTAGACTTAGATTACAGCAAACTTTACCGCTTTGCTCAAGAATTACATTTTGATAGCGAACGTTTTACTAGTCAGCAAACATTAGCGACTCTATCTGGCGGTGAAACATTAAAAGTACAGCTTTTAAAAATCCTCTCTACAAATTGGGACATTCTCTTTTTAGATGAGCCCTCCAATGATTTAGACACAGACACTCTGATTTGGCTGGAAAATTTTCTTCAAAATACACCTCAAACAGTTATGTTTGTTTCACATGATGAAAGTCTTTTAGGTCATACAGCAACAAAAATCGTACATTTGGAATTGGTTAAGAAAAAGCAAGAAGCTCGGACGACTGTACAGAATCTTGATTATGAAAATTACAGCCAGCAACGACAAGCTGCATTTGAAAAGCAAACTAAAGATGCAAAAAAAGAACGAGAAGAATATCAAAAAGCAATGGCAAAACACCAGCGAGTCAAACAAAGTGTGGAGCATGTCTTGCGTCATACTCATGACAGCACAGCTGGTAGATTACTAGCCAAAAAAATGAAAAATATTCTCTCACAAGAAAAACGTTTTAATCGAGAAGCCACTAAAATGACAGAGTTACCAACACAAGCAGATGCTATCAATCTACAATTTTCTACTATTACTCCTCTGCCATCTACAAAAAGAGTAGTCACTCTCAAACAGATGTATTTGAAGGTAGGGGAACGCACCTTAGCCAAAAATATAAATTTTGAACTCTTAGGGCAGGAAAAGATTGGGATTATTGGTGAAAATGGTGCCGGAAAATCTACTTTTATCAAAGAACTGCGAAATCTATTGCAAAAGAAAAAAGGCATTACGCTAGGGTATATGCCTCAAATCTATCCTGATAGTTTAAACGAAGTCGATTCTCCAATAGATTTTCTAACATCTACAGGAGAGGCTATTGAGCGAGAAAAAATCCTCACCCACCTAGCCAGTCTGCAATTCACGCGCAACGAAGTACATCATCCCATTTCCCAGCTATCTGGTGGACAAAAAGCTAAATTACTGCTTCTAAAAATGGTATTAGATCAGGCAAATGTCTTGTTGCTAGACGAGCCGACATGCAACTTTTCCCCCACTTCTCAGCCACAAGTACGAAAGCTTTTTACAGACTATAGCGGCGCTATCATTACCGTTTCACACGACCGAACCTTTCTCAAAGAAGTTTGTCAGAAAATCTACCGCTTGAATGAGACAGGAATAGAGCTAGTCCGCAAAGAACAGCTATAA
- a CDS encoding amino acid ABC transporter ATP-binding protein: MAKLKIDVNDLHKYYGENEVLKGITTKFYEGDVVCIIGPSGSGKSTFLRSLNLLEEVTSGSITVDGFDLTDKKTDVDLVRENIGMVFQHFNLFPHMTVLENITFAPVEHKRMTQAEADKLGMELLEKVGLSDKADAMPDSLSGGQKQRVAIARGLAMNPDIMLFDEPTSALDPEMVGDVLNVMKELAKQGMTMIIVTHEMGFARQVANRVIFTADGEFLEDGKPDQIFDNPQHPRLKDFLDKVLNI, encoded by the coding sequence ATGGCTAAATTAAAAATTGATGTCAATGATTTACATAAATACTACGGAGAAAATGAAGTTCTAAAAGGAATCACAACCAAATTCTATGAAGGGGATGTCGTTTGTATCATCGGACCTTCAGGTTCGGGAAAATCAACCTTTCTTCGCAGTCTCAACCTGCTGGAAGAAGTTACAAGTGGATCTATTACCGTGGACGGTTTCGACTTAACCGATAAAAAAACAGATGTCGACTTAGTTCGTGAAAATATTGGTATGGTTTTCCAACACTTCAATCTCTTCCCTCACATGACAGTTTTGGAAAATATCACCTTTGCTCCTGTCGAGCACAAGCGAATGACACAAGCTGAAGCAGATAAACTTGGTATGGAATTATTAGAAAAAGTCGGTCTCTCTGATAAAGCTGATGCCATGCCAGATAGCCTCTCAGGTGGACAAAAACAACGTGTTGCAATTGCACGGGGACTTGCTATGAATCCTGATATTATGCTCTTTGACGAACCTACTTCTGCTCTTGATCCCGAAATGGTTGGAGATGTTCTCAATGTTATGAAAGAATTGGCCAAGCAAGGCATGACTATGATTATTGTAACTCATGAAATGGGATTTGCTCGCCAAGTGGCAAACCGTGTTATCTTTACGGCTGACGGAGAGTTTTTAGAAGACGGTAAACCCGACCAAATCTTTGATAATCCGCAGCACCCACGCCTCAAAGACTTCCTAGATAAAGTCTTGAACATATAA